TAAAGAAAAACATGATTCCAGTTCTAGATTACCTTGGAAAATTGGGCGTACGAAAATCTACTTTCACAGAGTTTCTGCGTCGGTACCCACAAGTTCTCCATGCTAGTGTTGTTGTTGACCTTGTGTCCTTGCATCAGTTGTTAAGTATCTGCAAGGTATGGACATTAAGCCTAATGACATTCCCCGAGTGCTGGAGAGGTATCCAGAAGTTCTGGGGTTTAAACTTGAGGGCACCATGAGTACCTCTGTGGCTTATTTGGTTGGAATTGGAGTAGCTAGGAGAGAGATTGGTCGAGTGTTAACTACATATCCATAGATATTGGGCATGCGAGTAGGACGAGTTATCAAACCTTTCGTTGAATACCTGGGAAGCATGGGAATACCAAGCTTAGCTGTTGCTAGATTAATCGAGAAAAAAAGCCCACACATTCTTGGTTTTGAACTAAATGAGCGGTTGAAAACAAACGGCAAACTCCTTTTGGAATATAATGTTAGCCAAACGTCCCTTGCTAGTGTGATCGCCCAATATCCCGAAATCATTGGAATTGACCTTGAAACAAAACTTCTCAGCCAACAGAGCTCTCTAAAAAGGATTATCGGATTGGGTCCCAAAGATTTTGGAAGAGTCATAGAGAAGATGCCGCAGATTGTCAGCCTAAGCGGACAATGCAATAGTGAGGCATGTGAATTTCCTCAAAGAATGCAAATTCTCCTTAGAACAAGTGAAAACGATGGTTGTTGGGTGTCCACAGTTGTTGGCCTTGAATATCGACATCATGAAACTTAATTTTGAGTTCTTTGAATCCACTATGAATAAACCACTGGATGATTTGGTTTCTTTCCCAGCTTACTTCACGTATGGACTTGCTTCAACAATTAAGCCCAGGCATAACATGATCGCAAGTAAGGGATTCAAGTGCTCTCTTTCTTGGCTTCTTAATTGTTCAGACGAGAAATTCGAAGAAAGGATGAGCTATGACTCATTCAACATTGAAGAGATAGAACCCGATTCTTCTTCATTTGACCTCAATACTTTGATGCATCCGGTCAGTGAAGACTCGGATTCTGATTATGAAGATGACAGTGTTGATGGATGAATGTCCTAAACAATATAATCATATTGAAATCTGATTCTGAACCTATCTTGACCCGCAATCCTGGCATCAACCCTTGTATGGGGGTGGGTAGGGGTGTCAAGAAGTCGTACATGCTACGAATTTGTCGGCTTGTAATGCTTCGAAGCAGGCATGGATTTTCGTGACCAGAAGACTTCTTCTTTAAAAGGATAGAATTGTACAAGTTAACTTATAACTATACCTTTTTTATTAGATGGGAAGACCAAggaatattgatttgaaatatgtGCTGCTCTTGACGATTTTGTGCCATGTTTGATGGAGAATTGTTAGCTCTAAGGTTCAACGTTAGAGGTTGATTATGCGATTATTGTCAATGTCTTCGATTGATGTCATCCTAAAGACCGCCTAAATATGACAATTTGAAGTGAAAGATGCAAATGTGAAGTTCCAATCAGAAGCGTACCAGAAACATTTCTAAATCAAGAAAAATGTAAATCCACACCATGGGGAATTCAAGTTTCTGAGTTCTTATCCACCATGCCTAAAGAAGCGCCATCGATATACATAATCTTCTAAAATGACCGTTCTGAGTCAAATGTTGGAAAAACCACAAGCAATTCTTAGCAAAACTAGTATCCTATACCAAAATTACGTTTTCTCCCACTTCCTCTTCTAATTCACAGAATCACTTTCTCAGCCACCGCGGTATTAGTACCATGTACAAACATAAGATAGTATGTACGTGTTATCAGGGACAGTCCAACGAGGAAGTGCTGCTTGTTTTGCTCGGCGCTGGTGTATTTTTTCGAGACTGGCGTTTTGTAGGCACTAGAACACTTTCATCTAACTTCACATCATATACATCATCATAATCTTCATCACCCTCGTCATTTTTAAAAACTGGGTGGACATAAGCATATTGCAGATAGGCTTTTAAATTCAGGTTCGGTTCTCGTGCCCGTTCTAAAGTATCTTTCATCATTGCTTCCTACGatccacaagaaaaggcaatGAACCAGTTATAAGCTTTATATAATTTAAGGAGATGAAATTGGTCATAGTGATCAGAACCTGTAAAGGGTAGGACACAAAAGCTGGTTCATAACGGGCCTTGCAGTATCTTTGAAATGAGATGGTCAACACAGGAAGTGCAATTAGGAATGGCGTGGATTGAGCAGCTCCTTTTGTACTCAGTAATCCCATTAGAATTAGCTGGGAGAAGACCAGAGCTGATATTATGCGTCCATGGACATCCGGCCAAAAGGACGCAGCACTTTCGTACTGTTGGTTGTACACATTTATGATCTGCAACAACAAGACAAATGACCATGACACGACGTGATCTAAATGCTTAATCTATTAGGGAGGAGAGACTTGATATGGGATTATTGTCTTAGAATGCCTCTCCTGTGCAAGGCGATATTGATTTTTGCAGCCAAGCGTATGAAATTTACTACCATTATTGGTGTTGAATAACCTAGGACACCCTTGGTGTGGCTTCATTACCATATTGAATTATTGCCACAATCAAGTATAGTTTTAAGCATTAGAGAAGAGAGATTCAATTCTACCTGATGCCGGAACACGACATAAGCCAGCACAAAGAAAACCAATATAAATGGAAGCAGAACTGGTGTCACAACAGCATAAACAAGGCCTAGAAGAAAATATAACTGTATCTGAGGTTCACCAGTATTAAAGCCAATGCTTCCTGGATTCATTGCCTCCTCTCTATCCTTTTCAGTTTTCACCAAAAAAAAGTTCCTTATATGAAAGAATATCAGAGGTTTCAATCTCAAGATTTCTCCCGCTACACCAGCCCATCCATCTATCATTATATAAGTGATGAAGAAAGTGGCTTTCATAGGAATTGCAACACCAATTGTTCTAGGAATTCTGCAAGAAGAACCACATCACATACATAATTGAGTAAAAGGCTTCGAGTATTCACAAGATCATCGTggcatgtatgtttaagtaatTTACTCGTTGGCGGACTTGTGAAGAAAACTGTTGAGTTGTTGAAAAGCAGTTCCTGCTATTACGCTCACAAGGAAAACATTCACGAAGTTGAAGATATAATGTCTCAATGCTGATCTTCTCTCCAGGGATGAAATGGACAGAAATCCCTCAAATTTGGACATTATCATCAATATGGATGGCAGCACAATGAGAAAAATCTTCAGAATAATTCCAGGTAAAAAACCTTGGATTAAAGACTTGATAAAATGGCTGGCACAAATAATAATTTAGTAAGAAAAACCAACAAAGAAGTAGAAGAAATATTCATCTACACAATAATAACACAGACAGAAAAAACATTTGGTGAATACCTAATGATAACTGTCATACTAAATGTCTGGCAGAACTAGTAATATTTAGTAAGAAAAACAA
The sequence above is a segment of the Primulina tabacum isolate GXHZ01 chromosome 6, ASM2559414v2, whole genome shotgun sequence genome. Coding sequences within it:
- the LOC142548987 gene encoding hyperosmolality-gated Ca2+ permeable channel 1.2-like isoform X2, with product MPEPELIDHAGLDSAVYLRIYLLGLKIFVPVALLAWAILVPVNWTNNALAISEVMEKLEYSDIDKLSISNIPYGSKRFWTHIVMAYAFTFWTCYALKKEYATVATMRLHFLASERRRPDQFTVLVRNVPPDLDESVSESVEHFFLVNHPNHYLTHQVVINANKLAKLIKKKKSKENWLDYYQLKYSRNQSQRPMKKTGFLGLWGEKVDAIDHQTSEIQRLSKEIDEERVRVITDSDCIMPAAFVSFKTRWGAAVCAQTQQSRNPTMWLTEWASEPRDIYWNNLAIPYVSLTVRRLIASVAFFFLTFFFMIPITIVQSLANIEGIEKMAPFLKSVIELHFIKSLIQGFLPGIILKIFLIVLPSILMIMSKFEGFLSISSLERRSALRHYIFNFVNVFLVSVIAGTAFQQLNSFLHKSANEIPRTIGVAIPMKATFFITYIMIDGWAGVAGEILRLKPLIFFHIRNFFLVKTEKDREEAMNPGSIGFNTGEPQIQLYFLLGLVYAVVTPVLLPFILVFFVLAYVVFRHQIINVYNQQYESAASFWPDVHGRIISALVFSQLILMGLLSTKGAAQSTPFLIALPVLTISFQRYCKARYEPAFVSYPLQEAMMKDTLERAREPNLNLKAYLQYAYVHPVFKNDEGDEDYDDVYDVKLDESVLVPTKRQSRKNTPAPSKTSSTSSLDCP